Within Acaryochloris sp. CCMEE 5410, the genomic segment CGATTTCAAACTGCTGCAGGAGTTGAACCTGACGCTCTGCTTTTGCGTCGAGACTCACATTCATGCCGACCACATTACAGGGACTCATCAGCTTCAGTCCAAAACGGGTTGTCTGAGCATTGTCCCAGCGCAAGCCCCTGCTGCCTGCGCAGACCGTCATCTTGAAGATGGTGAAGTTCTAACCTTGGGTGATATTTCACTGAAGGCGATCGCCACCCCCGGCCACACGGATAGCCATAATGCCTATTGGGTGAATGGCGACCATATCCTCACAGGCGATGCCCTATTCATTCGGGGATGTGGCCGGACCGACTTCCAAAGTGGGGATGCAGGAACCTTATATGACTCCGTGACTCAAAAGTTGTTTACGTTGCCAGATGCAACTCTTGTTTATCCAGGGCATGATTATCACGGTCTGACTGTTTCTACCATCCAAGAAGAACGGCAGTGGAATCCTCGATTTAAGGGACGAGGCCGCAATACCTTCATCGAATTCATGAACGCGCTCGATCTCCCTGATCCTCAAAAGATGATGGAAGCTGTTCCGGCCAATGAGTGCTGCGGTCGAGTCGATTCCGCAACTGCAAGGTAGGTGAACACTATGCGTATTGCCCATGATATTACTCAACTAGTTGGCCACACTCCATTGGTGCAGCTCAATCGGATTCCAGCTTCGGAAGGCTGTGTTGGACGTATTCTTTTCAAGCTAGAAAGCATGAACCCCTCTGGCTCCGTCAAAGCTAGGATTGGGGTCAGTATGATTCAAGCTGCGGAAGAAGCAGGTCAGATTCACCCAGACAAGACAGTCTTGGTGGAACCCACGGCAGGCAACACAGGTATTGCACTAGCCATGGCAGCAGCGGTAAAAGGCTATCGTCTTATCCTCACTATGCCGGAGACCATGAGCCAGGAGCGGCGCAAGCTTCTAAGCGCTTACGGGGCAGAACTTGTTTTGACATCGGGTTCAGAAGGGATGAAAGGGGCCATCCAACAAGCCATGGACTTAGTAGAAACTGTGCCCCACGCATTTATGCTGCAACAGTTTCAGAACCCTGCTAATCCTGAGATACATTTCCAAACAACGGCGGAGGAAATCTGGGTGGATACTGAAGGACAGGTGGATATCCTCGTGGCTGGTGCGGGAACTGGTGGCACAATCACAGGTGTTGCCAAAGCCATTAAGCGCAGGAAGCCCTCGTTTCAGGCGATCGCTGTAGAACCTCAGACTAGCCCTGTTTTATCTGGGGGAAACCCTGGTTTGCATCAAATCCAGGGGATTGGACCCGGATTTGTACCCTCCGTTCTGCAAACTAACTTATTGGATGAGGTAATTCGGGTCGCGGATGAAGATGCGATCACCACTAGTCGTCGTTTAGCCTGTGAAGAAGGATTGCTGTCTGGCATTTCATCCGGCGCTGCACTTTGGGCTGCTCTGCAAGTAGCTCGGCGAACTGAAAATGCAGAGAAGTTAATTGTTGTGATTCAACCCAGCGGTGGTGAAAGGTACCTAAGTACGGGGCTATTCAACAATTTCATTTCAGAACTTAGAACAGATGTTCTCAACCATGACAAATTCCCCTACAAGATTCTGATGGGTAGAGGTGCAAATTGAAACATAGAAGGGAGACCTATCCTACCGATATTTCTTTACTTTCAGTATCTTCAAACGTAAATTATTCCATAACTTAACCATGACAAATGATGGATACTTCGGCGAAGATATCGCTGCAACATATGATGACGACATCGGTTCTAATGATCCTGATTCAGTACAACCCGCTGTCGATTTTTTAGCCGAACTTGCTACTAGCGGGAGGGCGCTGGAATTTGGTATTGGTACAGGTCGAATCGCCCTGCCGCTTTCAAAGAAGAATATCGAAGTGCATGGTATCGATCTTTCTAAGGCCATGCTCGCTGAACTGTCAGCAAAACCAGGCGGGACTCAAATTTCTGTCACTCAGGGTGACTTTGCAACTACATCATGTCAAGGATCATTTTCTTTAGTTTATTTGGTTTTTAATACCATCATGAACCTGACCACACAAAATGCACAGGTGTCTACCTTTCAAAATGCAGCTTCTCATCTCGACCCTGGAGGAAGTTTTGTTATTGAGGTGATGGTTCCAGCTCTCCAACTGTTGCCTTTAGGGGAAACCAACCATGTGTTCGAGTTTCATGATGATCATTGGGGAATAGATACCTATGATGTTGTTTCTCAAACCTTAGAATCACATCACTTGAGAATTCGCGACCAAAAGATGGAGTTATCTTCAACCCCATTTCGCTATGTCTGGCCATCTGAACTTGATCTGATGGCAAGAATCGCAAACATGAGACTCAAAGCGAGGTGGGGAAGTTGGAAGAAAGAGCCATTTACTAACACCAGTCGTCACCATATATCTGTCTGGGAAAAACTAGCGGTGTAAGTTCATAGCTCTTGTCGTCATAGCCAAACTTCAGTATCTAAGAGTTGGTTTTAGAAAAAATGCCTGAATGATACTAAACCACGTCTTAAGAATCTGATTATGAGAAACCCTGAGAATAGTCACCTGATAAAGAGTAGGAGTTGTAGATATGGCCCACATAATAGAGCTAGAAACAGATAGGTTGATTATGAGGCAATGGAGAGAGGATGATTTTCCTATTTTTGCTGAATTAAATTCCGATCCTATAGTCATGGAATTTTTTCCAAACATAATGAACAAATCTGAAAGTGATAAATCTGCTAAAAGGTATCAATCATTAATCTTGCAACATGGCTGGGGACTCTGGGCGTTAGAACAAAAACGTGATCAAAAATTTATCGGCTTCGTCGGACTTCACGAATCCCCACCAGATCTACCGTTCTCTCCATGTGTAGAAGTTGGATGGCGTTTGGCCAAGAAAAGCTGGGGAAATGGATATGCGACTGAGGCGGCAAAGGAAGCATTAAGGTTCGCTTTTGAGGTGTTACAGCTACCAGAGGTTTGTTCGTTCACATCGACCAATAATTTAAGATCAAGGGCGGTAATGGAACGACTAAATATGGTCAATATAAAACCAAACTTTCAACACCCCCGTGTTCCAGATGGCAGTCGGGGTATGACAACGATTCCTAGGTTAGAGGGCCATAAGGCTGCAATCTATATCTGATAGTTATTCCAGGCGACGTTTGAATTTAATTCCGTGAAATGGAAGTCATTTTCATTGTCTTAGCCTCGTTTTTAAACTCATTCTTCGATTGCAGAGTAATTCTTATATTCTGAGATGTCTCCATCTTTACTTCCAAAACAGTAGTTTATGGGCTGCCAATATTCGTAAGTTAAAAGCATCTTATGGAACTGCATATTCCAACTGGTGAAACGCTCGCTGAGCTGCCCCTCTTGCTTGTTCGGACGTGACGGTCTGATAGCGAAGGGTGGTCTGGATATGCTGGTGTCCCATTAAGGCCCTAAGTTCTTCCAAGCCCATCAGCCCCACTCGCTCAGTCGCAAAGGTATGACGCAGATCGTGCAACCTTATCCCTTGGAGCTGTGGACAGCCTTGAATCGATTGATGCCAGTGATGATGGGCAGTTCTGTAACTCAGACGGGTAACTTGGCTGGTAGGGGTCTTTCGAGCTGTGAACAATGCTGGCGAAGGCGTATAGCGATAGTGCTGAATATATGTCTGCAAGGCTGCAGCTGCATTTTCACTATAAAAGCACCAACGGGTTTTGTTGCCTTTACCAACGACCTGAAATTGCCGTTGCTCCAGATCGACTTCTGCCAAATCCAAGGCCAAAATTTCTGAGATGCGGGCCCCACTATGATGCAATAGTTTCACCAGTGCATACAAACGCGCATCGTTATAAACAGCTTGATATAGGGTGTTCAATTGCTCTGGTTTTAAGAACCGAATGGGCTGATCACTTAGGTGTTCCCCCTTGGTTTTATCCGGTGAACGATCCTCTAGCTGGGCGATGGGATTACTGCGGATATACCGTTGGCGCACAGCAAAGTTGAGTAAGGCCTTGAGGGTGGCTTGATGCCGATGGTGAGTCGTGTAAGACAGGTGCGTCAGGCTATTGAGATACTCAGACAGGATTTCAGCATCTAATAATTCCACTGACCAGCTGCCATATCGCTTCAGTAACGGCATCAAGGTCAGTTCATAGGAGCGGGCAGTGCTCGAAGCCAGATGGGGGCGATCTAAAAACTGGGTTGCCACGGTGGCTAAAGGCTGATTCATCTGGAGCTTTGCTTAAATCTAAAGACTCACTTCGCCTCATGCACTATACCTCTGGGGAAGGAATATTAAGTGATAAATCCATGCAACCTTTAGAATCCGATGCCCTCCCCCATCCTGATGAATCCTTGGCTGAGTATCTTCGCCGCCTGCGAGTCAGACTCGGTCTCACCCAGAAGGAAGTCGCCCTTAAGGCCAATATCCACGCCCAAAGTTTGGGTAAGCTGGAGCGCGGTAAAACCCACTCCCTCAATCACAAAACACGTCAGGGTTTAGCATGTGCCCTACAAATCCCGCCAGATTACTTGGATTCCATTAGCAGAGGTCGAGCCATCCAAGCTACACAAACCTTGAAATTTTGCCCCCAGTGTTGGCGCGCCGGCAGTGCGCCTGAACCCCTATGGATGGACCTTAGATCTAAACACTGCTTCGCTTGTGGCACTCGCCTACAAGATCGCTGTATCAGTTGCCAAGAACCCATCACCTCTCTCAAGCATCGTTTTTGCCCCTATTGCGGAACGCCCTATCGAACCCAACTACAGATGGAAGGAGAGTAGGGGCGGTGGCCAGTGTACATGAGACTGCTTATCCGCGCTTAAAGCGGAACCCCTCCAATGAAGATCTTTCAGCCATCTACACCCCAACCCAAGAGGAATTAGCCTTAGCAAAGCACCTCACCCGTAGTGCTCAGACTCAATTGGGGTTTTTGGTGTCCCTGAAAACTTATCAACGCTTAGGCTATGCCATCAAGACCAGTGATGCGCCTACTGCTGCGGTACGTCACATTGCCACCTTAGCTGACCTACGCGGTTTCCAACCGGATCTGGCAACTTATGATCGTTCTAAAGCCCATCAACGGCATTTGCGGGTGATTCGCAGCTATTTGCAAATCACCAAGTATGGTCCCCAAGCCAGTGCAGTTGTCTATGAATCGATGGAAAAGGCGGCATTGACCAAACATGAACTCGCAGACTTGATCAATGTGGCCATTGAAGAATTGGTCCGCCATCGATTTGAGCTTCCAGCTTTTTATACCCTAGACCAAGCTGCACGAGAGGTCCGCAAAGCGGTGGCTACAAAGCAGTATGAACAAGTCAGTCAGACCTTAAAGCGGACGGAGCGGGTGAAGCTGAATCGGTTGTTCGTGTCGGCTTCGCTAGTAGAGAAATCGTTGTGGAACCGCTTGAAAGAAGACCCCGGCAAACCCTTGCTCTCGCGGCTGCAAGAGTGGATTGAGCGATTGGAATGGTTGGCTGATCTGCAGATCCCAAATTCCGGTTTGCAGGATATTCCCGCCGTCAAGATCAAGGCTCTTGCTGCGGAGGCCCAGTCTTTAGATGCCGCTCGCATGAAAGAAATGAGCGATGCTAAACGCTATACCTTAGCCCTGGCCTTGCTATCGACTCAATATGCCAACACCCTGGATGATCTCGCGGAGATGTTTATCAAACGGGTCCGCCAGCTCCATCACAAGGGGGCAGAAGCCCTGAGTGATTATCGTCGCAAGACGCAAGCTCGCACGGATGAACTCATCGACATCTTCTTGCATGTCCTGTTGGCCTTTGACTCTGAAGGTCGGATCACCACTCGCTTTAAATCGATGAAAATTGTGATTGGGGATGATCCACAACCGCTTATTGACGATTGCCAAGAGCACTTAGCCTATGTGGGCAACAACTACTTCTCTTTTTTGACTCGTTTCTATCGTGCTCATCGAGCCGTGTTCTTTCGACTCCTAGAGCAACTTCCCTTGTGCTCCAGTACCCAGGACCAGTCTTTAATCAACGCGATTGAATTTATCAAAGCCCACCGGTCCAAACGCAGTAAGTGGGTGCCGATGACTCAGATCGTCAATCAGGGCACCCCTGATGAAGCGGTTGTCCCGATGCTGGATCTCAGTTGGGTGCCTAGCAAGTGGCGGTCATTGATCACTGACCCGCAACAGACTACGCCCACTAAAATTCATCGCCTTTACTTTGAGTTGTGCGTGTTCTCTCATATCAGTCTGGAACTGCAGTCGGGGGATTTGTATATTCCTGGCAGTAATGAATTTGGGGACTATTACAGCCAGTTGATTTCTTGGGAAGAATACCAGGACTCAGCTGAAGAGTATGGCAAGATGATCAATCTGCCAACGGAGGGTAAGGCCTTTGTTCAAGAGATGAAGCAGCGGTTGCGAACGGCGGCTAAGACGGCAGATCAGGCCTTTCCCACCAATGCTCACTTGAGTTTCAAAAAAGACCGCCTGGTGATCCACAAACGCCAACGTCAATTACCTGAAGGATTGGCGGAAGTGAAGGCACTCATTGAACGGAAGATCAAACCCGTCTCTATTCTGGATGTGCTGTGTGACACCGAGAAATGGCTCAACTGGACCCAGTGCTTCGGGCCCCTATCTGGCTTTGATACCAAGATCATAGATCCGGTCGAACGCTATATCACCACGACATTTTGCTATGGCTGCAATTATGTGGAATTAATACAATACTTAATTTTGCGGCCAAAAGCCTTTCTGGAAAAGGCTTTTACTTTGCTTACATGTCTGCAATGTACTTAAACTGAATCGTTGTTATCTTGTTTCCTTAAGACCTTCAATTTCTGTTCTAGCCTCAGTCAGAAGTCTCATTAGACGGGAATTCTGCTTAGTAAGCTGCTCTATTTCATTTTGCTGTAACTCAATGACATCCAATAAGTCAGAATCACCCAATTTCTCGATTTGATTTCGGAGGCGTAAATTTTCTGCCTCTAAAGTCAGCAGATCCTCTCTTGACGCCTTTGTATTGTCCTCATGCTTTGAAGTAGGGGTTTTCTGCTTCTTGGAACGATGGGATTTTTTAGTTTGTATCTCTCGATGCTGTTCTATTTGGGTTCGAATTTCAGGCTGATTATAAAGCCACGCCCTTGAGACACCTGCAACTTCCGCAACCTTCCCAAAGTTAATGGGACTTCCTGTCTGCAGTAGTTTCTGGATTCCTTCTTCTGCTCTTTGAATAGCATTCTCTCTTTTCTTCAGAGCATTTTTCTTTAATCCGGTCGTATTACGCTTGAGCATGGGTCAACAGTGGCTGAATTTCAATTTGTGAAATCGTTTCAAGGTTTTGTGAATTGATAGATTTTTCCAAATGTCGTGGCGTTGGCCCTTCTGGTGTTGGCACATCAGCTAATTTGGCTCTCAAGTTCTCGATGGCATTAATGCCTTCTTCTACAGCAGCCTGTTCATCTTCGCTGAGAGAAATGACTTGAAGCATTTTTTGAAGATTGATTTTCGACTCTAGAAGCTGAGATTTACTCGATTCCTTAGGGATATAGAAGCTACATTTAGCACAAGCCATACGATGCGGGCACTGATCAAAAAAATCATATGAACAATATCCATGACCTAAGTCGTAGAATTTCCAGGGTTCTCCATTCATGACTGAGCCACTTTTTATTGCATCCTGATCTAAAAGAACCTCAATTGCTCGCACATTGCGTTTAAAGTAATCTGCATCTGCATAAGCTTTAGCTAGCTTCGTTGGTGTGATTTTTACATAGTGTTGTGTAGACACTGCAGAACGGTGACCTAGCCATTCTTGTAGCTCAAATAAAGACATTGCTTCCTTTGCATTAAAAAGCTGGGAAGCAATAGTAGAACGTGCTCGGTGGCTTGTTAATGGACCACGAGCATCCCGTTCAGGGACACCTGCTTTACGGCATAACATGGGAATGATGGTCCGATTGAGGTAATCACGACCAACGCGACGTCCTCGATAAGTAAAGAGAAATTGGACGATCTCACCTGTTTTTGGATCACAAGCACTCGGCTGTTTTGGACGAACTAGCTCCCAAGCTTCAATGGCATCTCCAATCACGCGATCTACTGGCTTAGTGAAAGCACGTCCTGTTTTGTTGATTGGAATATCAAGAAAACAGACTGCATTCTGATGGGCACTGGTTTGAGGTGAATCATCGCTCACATCTTCCCTATGCCAGCGAACGCATCCTAGTCTGAGTCTCCAGATTTCATCTGAACGCAGACCTGAAAATAACCAAATGATGGATAAGGCTTGAACCATCTCCACGGGATACCAGGGAGTGCGTTCCTCAGGGTGGGTTCTTCCAGGTTTGTATCCTGCTTTGGGTAGGTCATCTAACGTTAGGTTGAGCCCTGCCCATAGCAATTTTGCCCAGATATCATCCGCTATAACCCGTGGATTTGGGCCAATGAGCGCTCGTATTGAGCGTGGTGTTGCAAGACTACGTAAAGGATCAAACCGCCGTGGGAACCAGCCCCAGTTATAACAATCGCGGAAGAATGTGCGTATGGAAGAAAGATGGTGATCTTTGGTACGGGGAGTTAGTGGTTTACCGACTCGATTGGCAACTAGATTGCGACTATTTTTCCATTGACCCACAGTCATACGATCTACAGCTGCAACGTATAATGCAGCCGTCTCGCGAGTCCAACTTTCAGGATTAGCTGCTTCAGGTTTTTCCCAAGCAATCCACTGTCCAGCTTTGAGCAAGTTATAGTGAATGGTTTCTCGCGTTCTCGGCGCAAGGGTTGATGTATCATGCCATCGCTGGCACCAAGAAACCCAAACTTCAGGGATTCCAAATGTTGCGCTCTCGTCGCCATACCGGGTTGGCTTGTTGCTGGGAATAACTAGAGATTTTTCAATGAGTCCCAAACTTGCTAAAGCTCTAGATAATAGCCAAACATTATCTTGGAATTCTTTGAGTATCTTTCTTGAGTAAATTTCCTGAAGGACTTCGTATGTTAGATCTTCTAGATAAGGGCTGCGGTTGAGCAGAAGGACTTCGTAAATTGCCTTAGTCATGGATCTGCTCATCCGGCTCTCTGAATATCCCCACTGGATGAGGATAGTCAACACTTTTTGCAATGCACATTCAAGCAAATCACAACGAAAAACCTTGTTGGCAAGGGATGCACGACTCAATGGCCCTAGTTCATCTATCGCTACAAATTTACAAAGCAGATAAGCAATGGCAATCAGGTGCTGGCGACAATCACCAGGCAGGATGTATGGGGAGCGCAATGCCTCGCTATCGTTATGTAATAGAGTGATCCAGTCGGTGCTACGCCAAGCCCAGAATGTTGCATGACGCTGATACATTGCTCTCAAAAGGAAGCGTACAACTGGCCGCCTGGATCTACTCTCAGCTCCGGTTACATCAAGGGCGGCATGAATAGGCTGGCGAAGTCGAATCAGATCACTATTATTGTGTATTGAGACTGCCTGCCTTGAAGTATTACTCTCGGACAGGTAGCTTTCTAAGACCGAACTTTCAATTAGACTGAGTTGATGGGTTTGGTCATAGCATTGAGGATCAACAGGCCAACTCCAACAGTTTTTGTCTAATTTGGACAACTTTTGATCTGCTTTCATAAGAGCACCTCAGAAAGCTGTTTGATTCGCCAACTATGGATTGCAGCCATTCCCTGCTCTAGTTTGAGAGCTAATTCCCGTCCACTTAAATGGATATAGAGTAAAGTCGTTTGGATACTGCGATGACCAGCAAAGGTCGCAATTTCATGGATATCCCAATTTGCACGGGCAAGATCTGTTAAACATAAGTGTCGTGGTGTATGGGTTGAGAACTGGTCTAACTCAGAGCGTGTAGAAATACCTCGAATCACTTTTGACCAAGTCCAGATTGATATGGGTTGACCAAAATTACGCCGCGATTCTGAAAGGAACAGTGGGCCACGACTTCGGCTCAAGTTCCGTCGGTGCTCTAAATAAGCCCGGTACAGATTGTCCGTTAACACCGAATAAGGAACGACTCTACCCTGACGACTCTTTGTATTTTCAGCACGAAGATGAAGTAAGCGATTGGACGGATCTATGTCACCAGTTTGAAGATTACAGAGTTCTTCACGGCGCAAAGCTGCATCATAAGACAAAGCCAGCATTAACCGATTGCGCAGAGATTCTGTTCGGCTAGCTTCAAGAATTCGTTTCCATTCTGCATCATTTGGGATCCAAGGCATCTTTTGAAGTCTTGGGACCAACCCATGGCCACGTTGACCTCCAAACCCTTTCCCAGGGGTATAACGCCCGCGCCCAACAGGATTTTGCTCCCTAAGCCCTTCTTCCATCAGAAAATCGTAGAAAAGTCGAACTGCTGTCAAACGCTGCTGAATTGTGGCATTGGATAAACCACTACTTGAATCCAAAATACCTGCTCTAGAGCTGCGCGATTGGGGACGAGTCATCAGGTCCCGAATATACGCAGCAATATGCTCACGCTTTGCCAACTTTGGTTCAATGGCGATCTGGCGACAAAATGAATAAAAGTCTTCAAGAGCTCGCCCATAAGCTTCCACAGTGTTTGATGCAAGCCCGAGATTGGACTGAATCTGTAACCATTTTTTTGCCAAAGCTGAATGAGTAATAAGTGGATAACGATGCCAAGAAATATCAGACATACATGTATCTCAGACAGGCTTAGTCCTTATCTTAATTCCACATAACTTCAACATTGGCCCCAACCAGCTGGCACGGTCACTCCCTGGAACTGACCGTCGCCAAATCTGGTGGATTCATCATCGCCATATCAGTGAAGAGAAAATACAACAGGCCATTACTGGGATTATCGATTCCTACAATCGCTTTTCGCTTCCCAAGGTTTGGGGGTCCGGCAAACAGGCTTCTGTGGATGGTACCAAGTGGGATATGTATGAGCAGAATCTATTGGCGGAATATCACATCCGCTATGGCGGGTATGGCGGCATTGGCTACTACCACATCTCCGATACCTACATTGCTCTGTTCAGTCACTTTATTCCCTGTGGTGTTTGGGAAGCCGTTTACATCCTCGATGGATTGCTCAAGAATACTTCCGAGATCCAACCGGACACGATTCATGGTGATACTCAATCCCAAAGCTGTACGGTGTTTGCCTTGGCATTTTTATTGGGCATTACGCTGATGCCCCGCATTCGAGGTTGGCAGAGCTTGGCGTTTTATCGACCGTCTCGGGGCACCCGCTACAAGCATTTGGACAGCTTGTTCACCGAAGTGACGGACTGGGATCTGATTGAGACGCACTTGCCGGATATGTTGCGGGTGGCGTTGTCCATTAAGGACGGGAAGGTTCAAGCCTCTACCCTGTTGAGAAAGTTGGGAACCAATAGCCGTAAGAATAAGCTATTTCAAGCCTTTCACGAGCTTGGAGGTGTCTTGAGAACCATCTTTTTACTGCAGTACATCAACGATCCTCAAATGCAGGAAACGATCCATGCTGAAACCAACAAGTGCGAGGCATTTAATCGCTTTATTAAGTGGCTGGCCTTTGGTGGTGAGAACCAAGTCCTCTCTAGCAATAACCGGGCTGAACTCCGCAAGCGAATCAAATATAATCACCTGGTGGCCAACTGTCTGATTTTCTATAACGTTTCAGAGATGAGCCGCATTCTCAATGAGGAAGCCCAAAATGGCCGCACGTATGATGCAGAGGTATTGGCATTACTGAGTCCTTATTGGATGGACCATCTCAATCGGTTCGGGCTGTTCTTCTTAGATCAACAGCGCAATCCACCACCGATCAATTTTGATATTCCGATTGCTCTAAAGGAACAAGAGGCTGAGCCAATGTTGGTGTAGTCGGTGGTTAAAACTATGTTGGTCAGTTGGCAAGAGAGTTTAAGAATGGGGCATCAGTACCAAAATGGACTTCCATCTCCCAGAATTAAATTTAATCGTCGCCTAAAGTAGCTATCAGATATAGATTTCAGCCTTATGGCCCTCTATCCGAGGAATCGTTGTCATACCCCAGTCCACTCAAAGAACACGTACTTTACAAATTAACCAAGGGTAAATGGAATCAACCCAATCAATCTGCGTTCGCTACCTAACTAGCAGCTATTCGATAATGTTCTACAGGATTAAGGTATCTCCTGCAGAAGTGACATAGTAACCTTCAACTGTAGTTTTAATAGTGTGCATCGAAAATGTCTTCAAACGCCATTGAGCATTACGATAAGCATCTTGGCAAGTTTTATGCTTGGATGGTTGGAGATTTTGCCAGTGCATCTCAATCGATGGCTGATTATTTCGACACAATTGAACTGCAACCTGTCTCGACGAGGAAAGCATTGGATCTTGGTTGTGGTCATGGACTACAGACCATTCCGCTTGCCAAGCGTGGATTTACTGTCACGGGGATAGATACTTGCGCCTTGCTGCTCGAAACCCTAAGGGACAATATAAGTGAACTACCCATCACAAATATAAGTGAACTACCCATCACATTAGTACAAGCCAACTTGCTATCATTCCCGGAGCATATTCACTCCGAGGTCGATGCAATTGTCTGTATGGGTGGACACCATTACTCACTTAGATTTGATGGAAGATGTTGAGCATCTCATCTCATCTGTATCGACATCGCTGTCCTCGGGTGGCTCCTTCTGCCTTTCATTCCGGGATTACACACAAACTGAACTCACTGGTACTTCAC encodes:
- a CDS encoding MBL fold metallo-hydrolase, producing MLFRQLYDRESSTFTYLIADPGSHRALLVDPVLGQVERDFKLLQELNLTLCFCVETHIHADHITGTHQLQSKTGCLSIVPAQAPAACADRHLEDGEVLTLGDISLKAIATPGHTDSHNAYWVNGDHILTGDALFIRGCGRTDFQSGDAGTLYDSVTQKLFTLPDATLVYPGHDYHGLTVSTIQEERQWNPRFKGRGRNTFIEFMNALDLPDPQKMMEAVPANECCGRVDSATAR
- the cysK gene encoding cysteine synthase A, which translates into the protein MRIAHDITQLVGHTPLVQLNRIPASEGCVGRILFKLESMNPSGSVKARIGVSMIQAAEEAGQIHPDKTVLVEPTAGNTGIALAMAAAVKGYRLILTMPETMSQERRKLLSAYGAELVLTSGSEGMKGAIQQAMDLVETVPHAFMLQQFQNPANPEIHFQTTAEEIWVDTEGQVDILVAGAGTGGTITGVAKAIKRRKPSFQAIAVEPQTSPVLSGGNPGLHQIQGIGPGFVPSVLQTNLLDEVIRVADEDAITTSRRLACEEGLLSGISSGAALWAALQVARRTENAEKLIVVIQPSGGERYLSTGLFNNFISELRTDVLNHDKFPYKILMGRGAN
- a CDS encoding class I SAM-dependent methyltransferase; the protein is MTNDGYFGEDIAATYDDDIGSNDPDSVQPAVDFLAELATSGRALEFGIGTGRIALPLSKKNIEVHGIDLSKAMLAELSAKPGGTQISVTQGDFATTSCQGSFSLVYLVFNTIMNLTTQNAQVSTFQNAASHLDPGGSFVIEVMVPALQLLPLGETNHVFEFHDDHWGIDTYDVVSQTLESHHLRIRDQKMELSSTPFRYVWPSELDLMARIANMRLKARWGSWKKEPFTNTSRHHISVWEKLAV
- a CDS encoding GNAT family N-acetyltransferase, with amino-acid sequence MAHIIELETDRLIMRQWREDDFPIFAELNSDPIVMEFFPNIMNKSESDKSAKRYQSLILQHGWGLWALEQKRDQKFIGFVGLHESPPDLPFSPCVEVGWRLAKKSWGNGYATEAAKEALRFAFEVLQLPEVCSFTSTNNLRSRAVMERLNMVNIKPNFQHPRVPDGSRGMTTIPRLEGHKAAIYI
- a CDS encoding tyrosine-type recombinase/integrase, yielding MNQPLATVATQFLDRPHLASSTARSYELTLMPLLKRYGSWSVELLDAEILSEYLNSLTHLSYTTHHRHQATLKALLNFAVRQRYIRSNPIAQLEDRSPDKTKGEHLSDQPIRFLKPEQLNTLYQAVYNDARLYALVKLLHHSGARISEILALDLAEVDLEQRQFQVVGKGNKTRWCFYSENAAAALQTYIQHYRYTPSPALFTARKTPTSQVTRLSYRTAHHHWHQSIQGCPQLQGIRLHDLRHTFATERVGLMGLEELRALMGHQHIQTTLRYQTVTSEQARGAAQRAFHQLEYAVP
- a CDS encoding double zinc ribbon domain-containing protein; this encodes MQPLESDALPHPDESLAEYLRRLRVRLGLTQKEVALKANIHAQSLGKLERGKTHSLNHKTRQGLACALQIPPDYLDSISRGRAIQATQTLKFCPQCWRAGSAPEPLWMDLRSKHCFACGTRLQDRCISCQEPITSLKHRFCPYCGTPYRTQLQMEGE
- a CDS encoding DUF4158 domain-containing protein; amino-acid sequence: MASVHETAYPRLKRNPSNEDLSAIYTPTQEELALAKHLTRSAQTQLGFLVSLKTYQRLGYAIKTSDAPTAAVRHIATLADLRGFQPDLATYDRSKAHQRHLRVIRSYLQITKYGPQASAVVYESMEKAALTKHELADLINVAIEELVRHRFELPAFYTLDQAAREVRKAVATKQYEQVSQTLKRTERVKLNRLFVSASLVEKSLWNRLKEDPGKPLLSRLQEWIERLEWLADLQIPNSGLQDIPAVKIKALAAEAQSLDAARMKEMSDAKRYTLALALLSTQYANTLDDLAEMFIKRVRQLHHKGAEALSDYRRKTQARTDELIDIFLHVLLAFDSEGRITTRFKSMKIVIGDDPQPLIDDCQEHLAYVGNNYFSFLTRFYRAHRAVFFRLLEQLPLCSSTQDQSLINAIEFIKAHRSKRSKWVPMTQIVNQGTPDEAVVPMLDLSWVPSKWRSLITDPQQTTPTKIHRLYFELCVFSHISLELQSGDLYIPGSNEFGDYYSQLISWEEYQDSAEEYGKMINLPTEGKAFVQEMKQRLRTAAKTADQAFPTNAHLSFKKDRLVIHKRQRQLPEGLAEVKALIERKIKPVSILDVLCDTEKWLNWTQCFGPLSGFDTKIIDPVERYITTTFCYGCNYVELIQYLILRPKAFLEKAFTLLTCLQCT
- a CDS encoding DUF6262 family protein; amino-acid sequence: MLKRNTTGLKKNALKKRENAIQRAEEGIQKLLQTGSPINFGKVAEVAGVSRAWLYNQPEIRTQIEQHREIQTKKSHRSKKQKTPTSKHEDNTKASREDLLTLEAENLRLRNQIEKLGDSDLLDVIELQQNEIEQLTKQNSRLMRLLTEARTEIEGLKETR